The sequence CGCGGACCCACGATTCCGCTTTCCTGAGATCCAGCGCACCGTTCTGGACAACGGTCTGCGAGTCTGGACCGTCTCGCACAACCAGGTGCCGCTCGTGGCGCTCCTGGTGCTCGTGCCGGTCGGCGCCTCGTCGGATCCGCCGGATCGCCCGGGGCTGGCGGCGATCACCGGCGACATGCTCGACGAGGGCGCGGGCGACCGTTCCGCGCTCGACGTGCACGAGGCGCTCGGACGCATCGGCGCTCAGCTGGATCTCGAGGTCGGTCATGACGCCACCGTGATGTCGTTGACGACGCTCGAACGGCATCTCGGCCAAGGACTGGAGCTGCTGCGCGACATGCTGGCGGCGCCACGCTTCGAGCAGCGTGAATTCGATCGCGTCCGCGATCTGCGGCTCAACCGGCTGTTGCAGCTCAAGGACATGCCGCCGGCGCTGGCCGACCGCGCGTTCATGCAGCTGATCTACCGCAACCATCCGTACGGCCATCTGCCGATCGGGTCCGAAGGCGCGCTCCGCTCCCTGATGATCCGCGACATCGTCGCGTTCCACCGCCGTGCGTTCGTGCCGTCGCGGACGACGGTGATCGCGGTGGGGGATGCGACGCACGCGGCGATGATCGACGCGGTGCGCCGCGCATTCGACGGCTGGCAGGCGCAGCCGGACGGGCCGGTGGCCGATCCCGACGCGTTTGCCAACCCGCCGGTGCCCGCCGCGAAGCTGGCGCTGGTGCACCGCGCCGGCGCGGCGCAGTCGGAGCTGCGCATCGGGCACGTCGCCCTGCCGCGCAAGACGCCCGACTATCACGCCGCGCTCGTCGCCAACATGATCCTCGGCGGCCAGTTCGTCAGCCGGATCAACATGAACCTGCGGGAGGAGAAGGGCTATACCTACGGGGCGCGAACGGCGTTCGAGTTCCGTCGCGCGCCCGGGCCGTTCGTACTGCACGCCAGCGTCCAGTCAGAGGCCACCGCCGACGCGCTGCGCGAGGCGCTCGGCGAG is a genomic window of Vicinamibacterales bacterium containing:
- a CDS encoding pitrilysin family protein, with the protein product MSVDRSRLPALGADPRFRFPEIQRTVLDNGLRVWTVSHNQVPLVALLVLVPVGASSDPPDRPGLAAITGDMLDEGAGDRSALDVHEALGRIGAQLDLEVGHDATVMSLTTLERHLGQGLELLRDMLAAPRFEQREFDRVRDLRLNRLLQLKDMPPALADRAFMQLIYRNHPYGHLPIGSEGALRSLMIRDIVAFHRRAFVPSRTTVIAVGDATHAAMIDAVRRAFDGWQAQPDGPVADPDAFANPPVPAAKLALVHRAGAAQSELRIGHVALPRKTPDYHAALVANMILGGQFVSRINMNLREEKGYTYGARTAFEFRRAPGPFVLHASVQSEATADALREALGEIRAIRGDRPITREELHLGRASLTRGYPRSFETADQIARGAAQLTLYGLPDDYFSTFIPKVMALDEDDATAAAFKHIDPARLLAVVVGDREKLLPSLKALELGEVVEIAV